In one Phyllostomus discolor isolate MPI-MPIP mPhyDis1 chromosome 8, mPhyDis1.pri.v3, whole genome shotgun sequence genomic region, the following are encoded:
- the DRG2 gene encoding developmentally-regulated GTP-binding protein 2 isoform X1, with product MGILEKISEIEKEIARTQKNKATEYHLGLLKAKLAKYRAQLLEPSKSASSKGEGFDVMKSGDARVALIGFPSVGKSTFLSLMTSTASEAASYEFTTLTCIPGVIEYKGANIQLLDLPGIIEGAAQGKGRGRQVIAVARTADVVIMMLDATKGEVQRSLLEKELESVGIRLNKHKPNIYFKPKKGGGISFNSTVTLTQCSEKLVQLILHEYKIFNAEVLFREDCSPDEFIDVIVGNRVYMPCLYVYNKIDQISMEEVDRLARKPNSVVISCGMKLNLDYLLEMLWEYLALTCIYTKKRGQRPDFSDAIILRKGASVEHVCHRIHRSLASQFKYALVWGTSTKYSPQRVGLTHTMEHEDVIQIVKK from the exons ATGGGGATCTTGGAGAAGATATCCGAGATCGAGAAGGAGATCGCTCGGACGCAGAAGAACAAGG CCACTGAGTACCACCTGGGCTTGCTGAAAGCAAAACTTGCCAAGTATCGGGCCCAGCTCCTAGAACCGTCCAAATCGGCCTCATCCAAAGGAGAGGGCTTCGACGTCATGAAGTCAGGTGACGCCCGAGTGGCGCTGATTGGATTTCCCTCTGTGGGTAAG TCCACCTTCTTGAGTCTGATGACCTCCACAGCCAGTGAAGCTGCATCCTATGAGTTCACAACCCTGACATGTATCCCTGGGGTCATTGAA TACAAAGGAGCCAACATCCAGCTCCTGGACCTCCCTGGAATCATTGAAGGTGCAGCACAAG GGAAAGGCCGTGGCCGGCAGGTGATCGCTGTCGCACGCACAGCTGACGTCGTCATCATGATGCTAGATGCTACCAAGGGAGAGGTGCAGAG GTCTTTGCTGGAGAAGGAGCTGGAGTCGGTGGGCATCCGCCTCAACAAGCACAAGCCTAACATCTACTTCAAG cccaaGAAGGGTGGTGGCATCTCTTTTAATTCGACCGTGACACTGACCCAGTGTTCAGAGAAGCTGGTGCAGCTGATCCTGCATGAGTACA AGATCTTCAACGCAGAGGTGCTCTTCCGAGAGGACTGCTCCCCAGACGAGTTCATTGACGTGATTGTGGGCAACCGGGTGTACATGCCCTGCTTATAT GTTTATAACAAAATCGACCAGATCTCAATGGAAGAAGTGGATCGCCTGGCCCGGAAACCCAACAGCGTGGTCATCAG CTGTGGTATGAAGCTGAACCTGGACTACTTGCTAGAGATGCTTTGGGAGTACTTGGCCCTGACCTGCATCTACACCAAGAAGAGAGGAC AGAGGCCGGACTTCTCAGATGCCATCATTCTCCGGAAAGGGGCCTCCGTGGAGCATGTG TGCCACCGCATCCACCGGTCGCTTGCCAGCCAGTTCAAGTACGCGCTGGTGTGG GGCACCAGCACCAAGTACAGCCCGCAGCGGGTGGGCCTGACCCACACCATGGAGCATGAAGATGTCATCCAGATTGTCAAGAAGTag
- the DRG2 gene encoding developmentally-regulated GTP-binding protein 2 isoform X2 has translation MGILEKISEIEKEIARTQKNKATEYHLGLLKAKLAKYRAQLLEPSKSASSKGEGFDVMKSGDARVALIGFPSVGKSTFLSLMTSTASEAASYEFTTLTCIPGVIEYKGANIQLLDLPGIIEGAAQGKGRGRQVIAVARTADVVIMMLDATKGEVQRSLLEKELESVGIRLNKHKPNIYFKPKKGGGISFNSTVTLTQCSEKLVQLILHEYKIFNAEVLFREDCSPDEFIDVIVGNRVYMPCLYVYNKIDQISMEEVDRLARKPNSVVISCGMKLNLDYLLEMLWEYLALTCIYTKKRGQRPDFSDAIILRKGASVEHVCHRIHRSLASQFKAPAPSTARSGWA, from the exons ATGGGGATCTTGGAGAAGATATCCGAGATCGAGAAGGAGATCGCTCGGACGCAGAAGAACAAGG CCACTGAGTACCACCTGGGCTTGCTGAAAGCAAAACTTGCCAAGTATCGGGCCCAGCTCCTAGAACCGTCCAAATCGGCCTCATCCAAAGGAGAGGGCTTCGACGTCATGAAGTCAGGTGACGCCCGAGTGGCGCTGATTGGATTTCCCTCTGTGGGTAAG TCCACCTTCTTGAGTCTGATGACCTCCACAGCCAGTGAAGCTGCATCCTATGAGTTCACAACCCTGACATGTATCCCTGGGGTCATTGAA TACAAAGGAGCCAACATCCAGCTCCTGGACCTCCCTGGAATCATTGAAGGTGCAGCACAAG GGAAAGGCCGTGGCCGGCAGGTGATCGCTGTCGCACGCACAGCTGACGTCGTCATCATGATGCTAGATGCTACCAAGGGAGAGGTGCAGAG GTCTTTGCTGGAGAAGGAGCTGGAGTCGGTGGGCATCCGCCTCAACAAGCACAAGCCTAACATCTACTTCAAG cccaaGAAGGGTGGTGGCATCTCTTTTAATTCGACCGTGACACTGACCCAGTGTTCAGAGAAGCTGGTGCAGCTGATCCTGCATGAGTACA AGATCTTCAACGCAGAGGTGCTCTTCCGAGAGGACTGCTCCCCAGACGAGTTCATTGACGTGATTGTGGGCAACCGGGTGTACATGCCCTGCTTATAT GTTTATAACAAAATCGACCAGATCTCAATGGAAGAAGTGGATCGCCTGGCCCGGAAACCCAACAGCGTGGTCATCAG CTGTGGTATGAAGCTGAACCTGGACTACTTGCTAGAGATGCTTTGGGAGTACTTGGCCCTGACCTGCATCTACACCAAGAAGAGAGGAC AGAGGCCGGACTTCTCAGATGCCATCATTCTCCGGAAAGGGGCCTCCGTGGAGCATGTG TGCCACCGCATCCACCGGTCGCTTGCCAGCCAGTTCAA GGCACCAGCACCAAGTACAGCCCGCAGCGGGTGGGCCTGA